One window of the Saccopteryx bilineata isolate mSacBil1 chromosome 2, mSacBil1_pri_phased_curated, whole genome shotgun sequence genome contains the following:
- the LOC136322733 gene encoding olfactory receptor 1G1-like → MRIRNQSSISDFLLLGFSEHPEQQPLLFTLFLGMYLLTMVGNLLIILVIASDQHLHSPMYFFLANLSFIETCFSCSIVPKVLVNLQTQHHTISHIGCLMQMYFFMALALLDDFLLAVMAYDRYVAICLPLHYTTIMCPQRCLGLVTVSWLCAHFLAFSLILLMSQFSFCASHSIPHFFCDLLPLLKLACSDTHSFQVVMFTEAALSGVVPLTCVLVSYAHIIHTILRVPSAGGKHKVFSTCGSHLSVVTLFYGTLFLVYFQPSSSYSAKTGIVASVAYTMVTPMLNPFIYSLRNKDIRKALWRLWLGKMFLPIKCPCPE, encoded by the coding sequence ATGAGAATTAGGAACCAATCCAGCATCTCTGACTTCCTGCTCCTGGGCTTCTCGGAACACCCAGAGCAGCAGCCCCTCCTGTTCACCCTCTTCCTGGGCATGTACCTGCTCACCATGGTGGGGAACCTGCTCATCATCCTGGTTATAGCCTCTGACCAGCACCTCCACAGCcccatgtacttcttcctggcCAACCTGTCCTTCATTGAGACCTGTTTCTCCTGCTCCATTGTCCCCAAGGTGCTGGTGAACCTCCAGACACAGCACCACACCATCTCCCACATTGGGTGCCTCATGCAGATGTATTTCTTCATGGCACTGGCACTGCTGGATGACTTCCTGCTGGCTGTGATGGCATATGACCGCTACGTGGCCATCTGTCTTCCTCTACACTACACCACGATCATGTGTCCCCAACGTTGCCTGGGGTTGGTCACTGTATCCTGGCTCTGTGCCCACTTCCTGGCCTTCTCACTCATCCTCCTGATGTCTCAGTTCTCCTTCTGTGCCTCCCATTCCATCCCACACTTCTTCTGTGATCTGCTCCCACTCCTCAAACTGGCCTGTTCAGACACGCATAGCTTTCAGGTTGTGATGTTCACTGAAGCAGCCCTTTCAGGCGTGGTCCCTCTCACCTGTGTCCTGGTCTCTTATGCCCACATCATCCACACCATCCTCAGGGTCCCCTCTGCTGGGGGGAAGCACAAAGTCTTCTCTACCTGTGGCTCTCACCTGTCAGTGGTCACTCTCTTCTACGGGACACTCTTTCTGGTGTATTTCCAGCCCTCATCCTCCTACTCAGCCAAAACTGGAATAGTGGCATCTGTGGCATACACCATGGTGACTCCCATGCTGAACCCCTTTATCTATAGCCTGAGGAACAAGGACATAAGAAAGGCTCTGTGGAGACTCTGGCTGGGCAAGATGTTCCTCCCCATAAAATGTCCTTGCCCAGAGTAG
- the LOC136322735 gene encoding olfactory receptor 1L6-like, translating into MPRENQSHITEFLLLGLTSDPKQQVWLFACFLAMYLVNVTGNSVIIAAIRGDARLHTPMYFFLANLSLVDICFTTVIVPRMLVSMLTQRRTVLFAPCLTQMYFFVAFGITDSFLLAAMAIDRYMAICNPLNYTMAMSPKRCLLLVMASWVVSHLHSLTHTGLMARLSFCGTNVIHHFFCDVQPLLTLSCSETYVNELLAFTEGSFVIMSPFIFIIVSYVYITRAVLRVPSGKGRYKVFSTCGSHLTIVALFYGTIISVYIRPSSTYSVTKDRVVTVIYTVVTPMLNPFIYSLRNSDMKQALKKLVRRGE; encoded by the coding sequence ATGCCAAGGGAAAACCAAAGTCACATCACTGAATTCCTCCTTCTGGGACTGACAAGTGACCCCAAACAGCAGGTATGGCTCTTTGCCTGCTTCCTGGCCATGTACCTGGTCAATGTGACTGGCAACTCAGTCATCATTGCAGCCATCCGGGGGGATGCCCGCCTCCACACccccatgtacttcttcctcgCCAACCTGTCCCTGGTGGACATCTGCTTCACAACTGTCATCGTGCCACGAATGCTAGTGAGCATGCTGACTCAGAGAAGGACCGTCCTCTTTGCCCCCTGTCTTACACAGATGTACTTCTTTGTGGCCTTTGGGATCACTGACAGCTTCCTCCTGGCTGCCATGGCCATTGACCGCTACATGGCCATTTGTAACCCACTGAATTATACCATGGCCATGAGCCCCAAGCGCTGTCTCCTGCTGGTGATGGCATCCTGGGTGGTGTCCCACCTTCACTCACTCACCCACACAGGTCTCATGGCCCGCCTCTCCTTCTGTGGGACCAACGTCATCCACCACTTCTTCTGTGACGTCCAGCCATTGCTAACGCTCTCTTGCTCAGAGACCTATGTCAATGAGCTTTTGGCCTTCACAGAAGGTTCCTTTGTGATCATGAGTCCCTTTATCTTCATTATTGTCTCTTATGTTTACATCACCCGTGCTGTTTTGAGGGTCCCTTCTGGGAAAGGCAGGTACAAGGTTTTCTCCACCTGCGGATCCCACCTCACCATCGTGGCACTATTCTATGGGACCATAATATCTGTGTACATTCGCCCCTCATCCACTTACTCAGTGACAAAGGACCGTGTGGTCACTGTCATCTATACAGTAGTTACCCCCATGCTGAACCCTTTTATCTATAGCCTTAGGAATAGTGACATGAAACAAGCCTTGAAAAAGCTGGTTAGAAGGGGAGAATAA
- the LOC136322736 gene encoding LOW QUALITY PROTEIN: olfactory receptor 1L4-like (The sequence of the model RefSeq protein was modified relative to this genomic sequence to represent the inferred CDS: inserted 1 base in 1 codon), with the protein METKNDSSGTSGFILLDLSSNPQLQTPLFAIFFIMYLXTVVGNVLIILVICSDSQLHTPMYFFLSNLSFMDICFTTVIVPNMLVNLQSETKSISYVGCLVQMYFFMAFGNTDSYLLASIAIDWLVAICNPFHYDVVMKAQRCLLMLLGSCTISHLHSLLHVLLISRLSFCASHVIKHFFCDTQPVLKLSCSDTSSSQVVIMTETLAVIVTPFLCILFSYLQIIVTVLRIPSVAGKWKAFSTCGSHLTVVVLFYGSVIYIYFRPLTMYSVVKDRVVTIMYTVVTPMLNPFIYSLRNKAMKRGLRKLRNRIHS; encoded by the exons ATGGAGACAAAGAACGACAGCAGCGGCACCTCAGGCTTCATCCTCCTGGACCTCTCTTCCAACCCTCAACTGCAGACACCCCTCtttgccatcttcttcatcatgtACC GCACTGTGGTGGGAAATGTACTCATCATCTTGGTCATCTGCTCTGACTCCCAGCTCCATACCCCTATGTACTTTTTTCTCAGCAACCTATCCTTTATGGATATCTGCTTCACAACAGTCATTGTGCCTAACATGCTGGTGAATTTACAATCAGAGACAAAGTCTATCTCCTACGTGGGCTGCCTGGTCCAGATGTACTTTTTCATGGCGTTTGGCAACACCGACAGCTACCTGCTGGCCTCTATAGCCATAGACTGGCTGGTAGCCATCTGCAACCCCTTCCATTATGATGTGGTTATGAAGGCACAGCGCTGCCTCCTCATGTTGCTGGGCTCTTGCACCATCTCCCACCTACACTCCCTGCTCCATGTGCTACTCATATCCCGCCTATCTTTCTGTGCCTCACATGTCATTAAGCATTTTTTCTGTGACACCCAGCCTGTGCTAAAGCTATCCTGCTCTGACACTTCCTCCAGCCAGGTTGTCATAATGACCGAGACCCTAGCAGTTATTGTGACACCCTTCCTGTGCATTCTCTTCTCCTACTTGCAGATCATTGTCACTGTCCTCAGAATCCCCTCTGTAGCCGGGAAGTGGAAGGCCTTCTCGACCTGTGGCTCCCACCTCACTGTGGTAGTCTTGTTCTATGGGAGTGTCATCTACATCTATTTTAGGCCCTTGACCATGTACTCAGTGGTGAAGGACCGGGTAGTCACAATTATGTACACAGTAGTGACACCCATGCTGAACCCTTTTATCTATAGCCTTAGGAACAAAGCTATGAAAAGGGGTTTAAGGAAGTTAAGGAACAGAATACACTCATAG